A single Trichocoleus sp. FACHB-46 DNA region contains:
- a CDS encoding ADP-ribosylation/crystallin J1 yields the protein MLLYRPVGLKELELIAQSSFQAFPPRLPEQPIFYPVLNFEYAEKIARDWNTKSNSFAGFVTQFEVEDSYVQQFEVQVVGGAICQELWIPAEKLAEFNRHIIGQIQISAAFYGEKFQGELDAATNMPKGISASAIAPQ from the coding sequence ATGCTGCTCTATCGTCCTGTGGGACTCAAAGAACTGGAATTAATTGCTCAATCAAGCTTCCAGGCATTTCCGCCGCGCCTGCCAGAACAACCCATTTTCTATCCAGTTCTCAACTTTGAGTATGCAGAGAAGATTGCACGCGACTGGAATACTAAGAGCAATAGCTTTGCGGGCTTTGTGACTCAATTTGAGGTTGAGGATAGCTATGTGCAGCAGTTTGAAGTGCAAGTAGTGGGTGGTGCGATCTGCCAAGAGCTATGGATACCAGCCGAAAAACTTGCAGAGTTCAACCGTCACATCATTGGGCAAATCCAAATTTCTGCGGCTTTTTATGGCGAGAAGTTTCAGGGCGAGTTAGATGCTGCAACCAATATGCCAAAAGGAATTTCTGCCAGCGCGATCGCCCCTCAATAA
- a CDS encoding DUF4886 domain-containing protein, which produces MNWRPQHKRLLVARRLICQVLVIGLVMGCTSTPKPEPKPTLSILFIGNSYTYQNNLPQILAELAKSGGQAIVVDMVAEGGWKLLQHATSASTLYKIGQQKWTFVVLQEQSVVPSVEANRTQEMYPAVRLLDDQIQQAGSRTLLFMTWGRRDGFAEVGHPDFATMQSQLQAGYLKIAKERNLLVAPVGMAWQTALAQQPNLQLWESDGSHPSLTGSYLAACVFYAVVYRKSPEGLDYTAGLPQDTAQALQAIAATTVLNHSEQ; this is translated from the coding sequence ATGAACTGGAGACCTCAGCATAAACGGCTATTAGTAGCGCGTCGTTTGATTTGTCAGGTATTAGTCATCGGGTTAGTCATGGGATGTACCAGCACACCTAAGCCAGAACCTAAACCAACTTTATCTATTTTATTCATTGGGAATAGCTATACCTATCAAAATAACTTGCCGCAAATCTTAGCGGAGTTAGCGAAATCAGGTGGGCAAGCCATCGTTGTAGATATGGTGGCGGAGGGAGGTTGGAAGCTGTTGCAACATGCGACCTCAGCTTCTACTTTGTACAAAATAGGACAACAAAAGTGGACCTTTGTGGTCTTACAGGAGCAAAGTGTCGTGCCTTCGGTTGAAGCCAATCGGACCCAAGAAATGTATCCTGCCGTCCGCCTCTTGGATGATCAGATTCAACAAGCAGGGTCTCGTACTTTACTGTTCATGACTTGGGGTCGCCGAGATGGATTTGCAGAAGTGGGACACCCAGACTTTGCCACCATGCAGTCACAGTTACAGGCAGGTTATCTCAAAATTGCCAAAGAACGTAATCTTCTAGTGGCACCTGTCGGCATGGCTTGGCAAACTGCACTAGCACAGCAGCCAAATCTGCAACTGTGGGAGAGTGATGGCAGTCATCCCAGCTTAACGGGCTCTTACCTGGCTGCTTGCGTGTTTTACGCTGTGGTCTACCGCAAAAGCCCTGAGGGATTGGACTACACCGCTGGTTTGCCGCAGGATACAGCTCAGGCTTTGCAAGCGATCGCGGCGACCACAGTCTTAAACCACTCGGAGCAGTGA